A genomic window from Gloeocapsa sp. PCC 73106 includes:
- the tatA gene encoding twin-arginine translocase TatA/TatE family subunit, protein MFGLGWAEVIVILIVLVLIFGPKKIPEIGNSLGKTLRGFKSELNQEDSTDEEKG, encoded by the coding sequence ATGTTTGGTTTAGGATGGGCTGAGGTTATAGTCATTTTGATAGTGTTGGTGTTAATTTTCGGACCGAAGAAAATTCCAGAGATTGGTAACTCTCTGGGTAAGACTCTCAGAGGCTTTAAGTCTGAACTCAATCAGGAAGATTCTACGGATGAGGAAAAAGGTTGA
- a CDS encoding phycocyanobilin:ferredoxin oxidoreductase yields MIKTQLQVEQHPLIRQLAELILNHWSEHLHLSPYIIPSELGYVEGRLDGEKLTIENHCYQTTQFRKMHLESAKVGKTLNILHCVMFPNPEYELPIFGCDMVVGRGEVSAAIADLSPVNTDKTLPVNYQQALAQLTPITFTQVRQLPEWGDIFSKYVVFIRPRNSQEIEAFFERIAELLRIHTSLAQQTQPSTKAKQEANLAGQHYYCNKQRQNDKTRRVLEKAFGAKWAETYFNTILFDLPRIQSC; encoded by the coding sequence ATGATTAAAACCCAACTGCAAGTAGAGCAACATCCCCTCATTCGTCAATTAGCAGAGTTAATCTTAAATCATTGGTCTGAGCATCTCCATCTCTCACCATATATCATACCTTCAGAATTAGGCTACGTAGAAGGACGACTCGACGGAGAAAAACTGACCATTGAAAATCACTGCTACCAAACTACTCAATTTCGAAAAATGCACCTAGAGTCAGCCAAAGTAGGCAAAACTTTAAATATTCTGCACTGTGTGATGTTTCCCAATCCCGAATATGAGTTACCTATTTTCGGCTGTGACATGGTAGTAGGAAGAGGAGAAGTTAGCGCAGCGATCGCCGACTTATCCCCCGTCAACACAGACAAAACCCTACCAGTCAATTATCAACAAGCTTTAGCCCAACTTACCCCGATCACATTTACCCAAGTACGTCAATTACCCGAGTGGGGTGATATTTTTTCTAAATACGTTGTGTTTATTCGTCCACGCAATTCCCAGGAAATAGAGGCATTTTTTGAGAGAATCGCAGAGTTACTGAGGATACACACTAGTTTAGCTCAACAAACACAACCCAGTACAAAAGCAAAACAAGAAGCTAATTTAGCGGGACAACATTATTATTGTAATAAGCAACGCCAAAACGACAAAACAAGAAGGGTATTAGAAAAAGCCTTTGGTGCCAAATGGGCAGAAACTTACTTTAACACCATACTATTCGATTTACCAAGGATACAATCATGCTAA
- the cas6 gene encoding CRISPR-associated endoribonuclease Cas6, translating to MDWSRSTELVGVTLGLRPQSSCYIKKQYQVAMHAWFLDQVSRVSSSLSQILHDEQQEKAFTIANLKGELRQEENRVNLLSGHTYYLKVTALSQPVALFLHDWIKNLPELINLYGSSLKIIDCQVSLKPNTYSQLWQKNQDNCKTVKLSFVTPTSFRRKGHHFPLPVPVSLFHSYLRRWNCFCDRAFEQDPFLDWIEESVIILRHQLISEKIQVAKSGSVTGFLGAIELNLDKSALKNLEYTQLFYTLSDLAPYCGTGHKTPFGLGETVSGWFLPEMSPFITPNQSITERITELKALFLARRLRQGGNRGGNMADKLATILARRESGESLQAIALDLKMPYETVKTYAKLARREIRQSAYKV from the coding sequence TTGGATTGGTCTAGAAGCACGGAACTAGTTGGAGTTACTTTGGGATTAAGACCCCAATCTAGTTGTTATATTAAAAAACAATACCAAGTTGCTATGCACGCTTGGTTTTTAGATCAAGTATCCAGGGTTTCATCATCTCTATCTCAGATTTTACATGACGAGCAGCAGGAAAAAGCGTTTACTATTGCTAATCTCAAAGGAGAGTTACGTCAAGAAGAGAACAGAGTAAATTTACTTTCTGGTCATACTTACTATCTAAAAGTTACCGCTCTCTCACAACCTGTAGCTCTGTTTCTGCACGATTGGATTAAAAATCTACCTGAACTTATAAATTTGTATGGCTCGTCTTTGAAAATTATTGACTGTCAAGTTAGTTTAAAACCAAATACTTATAGTCAACTATGGCAAAAGAACCAAGATAACTGCAAGACTGTTAAGTTAAGCTTTGTTACACCTACTAGCTTTAGACGCAAAGGACATCATTTTCCTTTACCAGTACCAGTCAGTCTCTTTCATAGCTATCTGCGACGCTGGAATTGCTTCTGTGATCGAGCTTTTGAACAGGATCCATTTTTAGATTGGATTGAAGAATCAGTCATTATTTTGCGTCATCAACTTATTTCGGAGAAAATTCAAGTGGCAAAAAGTGGCTCTGTTACAGGATTCTTAGGTGCTATTGAACTTAATTTAGATAAATCTGCTCTAAAAAATCTGGAGTACACTCAACTTTTCTACACTCTATCGGATTTAGCTCCTTATTGTGGAACTGGACACAAAACACCTTTTGGTCTTGGGGAGACGGTTTCCGGTTGGTTTTTACCCGAAATGAGTCCTTTCATTACTCCCAATCAATCAATAACTGAAAGAATCACGGAATTAAAAGCTTTATTTTTGGCGAGACGCTTGCGTCAGGGAGGAAATAGGGGGGGGAATATGGCAGATAAACTGGCAACTATTCTCGCACGTAGAGAAAGTGGAGAGTCTTTACAGGCGATCGCCCTTGACCTAAAAATGCCCTATGAAACTGTCAAAACCTACGCGAAGTTAGCCAGACGCGAAATCAGACAAAGCGCATACAAGGTATAG
- the lepB gene encoding signal peptidase I, whose translation MTTQTEKSSNWTKIKENGQTIVIALLLALIIRVFIAEPRYIPSESMLPTLDLGDRLVVEKVSYHLQSPHRGDIVVFHPPIQLQMQGYQADQAFIKRVIATEGQTVAVSNGKVYLDQQPVTEDYILESPNYQLLPIRVPPNYLFVMGDNRNNSNDSHIWGFLPKSEIIGRAIFRFWPLNRLGII comes from the coding sequence ATGACAACACAGACCGAAAAAAGTAGCAATTGGACAAAAATCAAAGAAAACGGGCAAACTATTGTTATCGCCCTACTCCTAGCTTTAATCATTCGCGTATTTATCGCTGAACCCCGTTATATACCCTCAGAGTCTATGTTACCGACTTTGGACCTAGGCGATCGCCTCGTAGTCGAAAAAGTCTCCTATCATTTGCAATCACCCCACAGAGGAGATATCGTCGTCTTTCATCCTCCCATACAACTACAGATGCAGGGTTATCAAGCAGATCAAGCTTTTATCAAAAGAGTAATCGCCACAGAAGGTCAAACCGTAGCCGTGAGTAACGGGAAAGTATACCTTGACCAACAACCAGTAACAGAAGACTATATACTAGAATCCCCCAATTACCAATTACTACCAATTCGAGTTCCACCCAATTATCTCTTCGTCATGGGAGATAACCGCAATAACAGTAACGACTCTCACATCTGGGGATTTTTACCCAAAAGCGAAATCATCGGTCGAGCGATTTTTCGATTTTGGCCCTTAAATCGTCTGGGAATCATATAA
- a CDS encoding DUF433 domain-containing protein — MNKEKLLERITVNPEIFNGKPIIRGRRLAVEHILGMMAAGDDTKSILEGYPWLEPEDIQACLLYAHNQSH, encoded by the coding sequence ATGAACAAAGAAAAACTTTTGGAGCGTATTACCGTTAACCCCGAAATCTTTAACGGCAAACCTATTATCCGAGGACGGCGCCTTGCGGTTGAACACATATTAGGAATGATGGCCGCAGGAGATGATACCAAATCTATTTTAGAGGGATATCCCTGGCTAGAACCCGAAGATATACAAGCCTGCTTGCTTTATGCCCATAATCAAAGTCACTAA
- the mazG gene encoding nucleoside triphosphate pyrophosphohydrolase, with protein sequence MFEQTYQMIMAALEDLIKVVAQLRSPEGGCPWDLAQTPQTLIPYVIEEAYEVAEALRSENKEAIVEELGDLLLQVVLQAQIASDRGDFSLQEVAKGITAKLIRRHPHVFGDIEVNSTEEVRENWEKIKAQEKGETTTQLLSYQLKRYLRSLPPLVASEKISSKAAKAGFEWENIEGVWEKFHEEFHEFKAALATENKEHQQAELGDLLFTLTNIARWYELDCTEALQGTNRRFIDRFTLMETFADRPLCEYTLDELETLWKRAKAELAKP encoded by the coding sequence ATGTTCGAACAAACTTATCAGATGATAATGGCGGCTTTGGAAGACTTGATTAAAGTTGTGGCTCAATTAAGATCTCCTGAAGGAGGATGTCCGTGGGATTTAGCCCAAACCCCTCAAACTTTGATTCCCTACGTCATTGAAGAAGCTTATGAGGTAGCTGAAGCCCTTAGAAGCGAAAATAAAGAAGCGATCGTCGAAGAATTGGGAGACTTATTATTGCAAGTTGTTTTACAAGCGCAAATTGCCAGCGATCGCGGGGATTTCAGCCTACAAGAAGTAGCAAAAGGCATTACCGCTAAATTAATTCGGCGTCATCCCCACGTCTTTGGAGACATTGAGGTGAACAGTACCGAAGAAGTAAGAGAAAATTGGGAAAAAATCAAAGCCCAAGAAAAAGGCGAAACAACCACCCAACTACTTAGCTATCAACTCAAACGCTATCTACGTAGTTTACCTCCTTTAGTAGCCAGTGAAAAGATATCTAGTAAAGCAGCAAAAGCAGGCTTTGAGTGGGAAAATATAGAGGGAGTATGGGAAAAATTCCATGAAGAATTCCATGAGTTCAAAGCTGCACTAGCCACAGAAAACAAAGAACACCAACAAGCCGAATTAGGGGATTTACTCTTTACTCTGACCAATATAGCCCGGTGGTATGAATTAGATTGTACAGAAGCCTTACAGGGAACTAATCGCAGGTTTATAGACAGATTTACTCTAATGGAAACCTTCGCCGATCGCCCTCTTTGCGAATATACCCTAGACGAACTAGAAACACTCTGGAAACGCGCCAAAGCAGAATTAGCCAAACCTTAA
- a CDS encoding metal-binding protein: MPSGSTHDRITLWTVPWLVVLGWYLSKNGKLALLLTLGFLFSGLMFGPDLDIYSVQFKRWGKLRFLWLPYQKLIKHRSLLSHGPILGTMIRVIYLLTIITLVGIMTVGIAQLIWGFEWNWGQFRNYLWELASKSQRNSTIAFYLGLELGSFSHSLSDWLVSRAKRRQKKPRNQKSYSKKSR; encoded by the coding sequence ATGCCATCTGGTTCTACTCACGATCGCATTACCTTATGGACTGTACCCTGGTTAGTAGTCTTAGGGTGGTATTTGAGCAAAAATGGCAAGTTAGCCTTACTTTTAACCTTAGGATTTTTGTTCAGTGGCTTGATGTTTGGTCCCGATTTAGACATCTATTCTGTACAATTCAAACGTTGGGGTAAATTGCGGTTTCTCTGGTTACCCTATCAAAAGCTAATCAAACATCGTTCCCTATTATCTCACGGTCCCATTTTAGGCACAATGATTAGAGTCATCTATCTACTAACCATAATTACCCTGGTTGGGATTATGACCGTGGGTATTGCCCAACTAATTTGGGGTTTTGAGTGGAATTGGGGGCAATTTAGGAACTATCTCTGGGAGTTAGCGAGTAAAAGTCAGAGAAACTCTACTATAGCTTTTTATCTAGGGTTAGAATTAGGCTCTTTTAGTCATAGCTTAAGTGATTGGCTCGTATCAAGAGCAAAGCGTCGTCAAAAAAAACCTCGTAATCAGAAATCTTACTCAAAAAAAAGTAGATAA